GGAGGAGAAGGCCCACGCCAAGCCGAACCAGCTCTCGGGCGGCCAGCGCCAGCGGGTGGCCATCGCCCGGGCCCTGGCCAACGATCCGGACCTGCTGCTCATGGACGAGCCCACCGGCAACCTCGACAGTCGCTCCGAGGAAGAACTCTTGGAGCACGTCCGGAAGGTGCACGAGCGGGGAAAGACGATCGTCATCGTCACTCACTCCGACACCGTGGCCGCCCTGGCGGAGCACGTCGTCCACATCCGCGACGGCCGACACGTGCCCCACTGAGCTGCGGCCGCGCCGGTGACCACTGGGGATACCGAGCCCAAGCAGGCATCCAACGAAAGCCCTGAAACACGGCAAGCCTCATCCCTCGGGGGCAGTCCTTCCGATCGTAACGCTCGCCCTCGGTGCGTGGATGCTGGTCGGCTGTCAGCCAGGTGCCCCGCCCGAACCCGGGGTGCTGGATGTGCGCAGCTTTGCCGCCGACTCCTCGGGCTACGAGGGCAGTCTCCAGGTAAGGGGCGTCGTCTCCCGCGTCTTTCCCTCCCGTTCGGCATTCCTGATGATCGACTATCGGGAGTACCAGGCCTGCGGCACGATCACTTGCGCCGCTGTGGTCATGCCGGTGACGCACGACGGTGACATGCCCAGGCCGATGGAGGCGGTCGTGGCGACCGGGGAGGTCGTCTCGACGGCCACTGGTCTCGCCCTCGGAGCCCAGCGGCTGCGCAACATGGGTGAGTAGACTCGCGCCCCCGTCACCGGGCCTCTTCGATCATCGCCAGGATCGCCTCTTCCACCTCGGCCGCCACGGGGGAGAGTTCCTCCGATCCGGGGAAGACGCCCAGCAGGGCTGTGGGGAGCATGGTCCCGATCCGGGTCTTCCCCTCCTCCTGGTACACGGAGATGCGGCACGGTAGCGCCAGGCTCACCGCCATGTTGCGGAGAGCACCTGGGCCGCCTTGCGGGGGTTGCATACCTCCAGGATCCGGCACTCGTTGGGGAACTCCACCCCCTTCTCCTTCATCTTGGCCTTCAAGTCATAGGTATGCAGGACCCCAAAGCCGTGACGCTGGACCGCCTCCGCCACGTCCTGAGCGGCGGTCTCAACGTCTTTGGTCGTTTCGACGACGTGCAGCATGACGTGCTCCTCCCTTCAGGCTAGACAAGCACTCCCGCACCGAACATACCCCACACGCGTGGCAGTGCAACACGGGGATCCTCCTGGTCTTCGCGGCGGTGACGGCCATCCGCTTGGCCTCGTGGGAGACCCGGTTGGTCAGAACCACGATCCCATCGACGTGGGCCAGCCGTTCGACCATCCGGTTCGGGGCAGTGTTGTAGACCTTGAGGTCGACGCCGAGCTTCCGGGCCTCGTCGACGTAGCGTCCCCGCGACCGCTCCATTCCGCCGATCAGTGCTACGCACATGGGCGCAGCCTACGGCGAGATCTCGGCCGGCGCACCCTTCCCTATGGGGCCGCGAGAGGGACCCGGGTCGCGTCGCCGGACCTGGATCAGGTCGGCCATGCCGGCGTCCACCGCGAACTGGCTGTAGCCCACGGTGAAGACGAAGGAGGGAAAGGTCCGGTCGATCCGGATGGCGCTCCCGGGCAGCACCCCCATGGCCATGAGCTTCTGGACCTGCTTGGCGTCGTGGGTCTTGAGGTACGCGACCACGCCCTCCTCGCCCGCACGCAGGTGGGAGACGGGACACACGTGGCGCTCGCCTTCGGCGCGGACGGCCGCGCAACACGAACCCGGCGGGATCGGCTTGCCGTGGGGGCAGGTGGCGGGGTGGCCCAGGAGCTCGCATACCTTTTCTTCCACGCCCCTGCGCAGGGCGTGCTCCATCTGGCAGGCCGCGGCCTCCATGTCCTCCCGCGTGGTCTCCACCACGTCGTGGAAGAGCCGTTCCGCCAGGCGGTGGCGTCGGATCGCCTGACGGGCCGCCCGGCGGCCGGCGTCCGTGAACCGCAGCGTCGTCCCAGCGGCCTCCACCAGTCCAGCCCGTTCCAGTTCCGCGATCCCGTCAGCGGGTACCGGTCGGGCGCTCTCCTCCAGCGACTCCCACAGGGCTTCCAACGCCTCCTCGGCGCGCTCGTCGAGATTCATCGTCGCTTCTCCCACAACGTCCTGAGTTTCTTGAAGAGCCCCGGCTCCCGGGGCATCTCGTACCCACAGTGGGGGCACTTTACGTTGCGGCAGCCGCCCACCAGCGAGCAGCCCCGGCACTCCTTCTCGGCGCGCGTCTCGTCGAACGCGCGGCCGCAAAACGAACAAGTCACAGTTGCACCCCCAACACGTTCAACAGGCCGTTGACCAATCCGCCCATGAGGAACGCGAAGGCGAAGACGAACCCGCCGATGGCGACGGCCTGCTTCAGGCCCCGCTCCTTCTTCATCATCAGGAACTGGGCGATGCAGGGGACGAACAGGGTCAGGGTGATCGCCGCAACGGCGAGCTGGTTCCCCGTGAGCGCCCCCGCCTGCTGGAGGTCGTAGAGCCCCGCGGCCCCATAGTCGCGCCGGAAGAACCCGAACAGGAACGCCACAGCGGCGTCCCCCGGCAGGCCGATCCAGCCCATCACGTGGGAGAGCCCGGCCACGGTCGCGTCGAAGACCCGGGTGATCTTGCCGAGCCAGATGAGCACGCTGGCCAGCAGGAAGAGCGGCAGGATCTCCAGGAAGTACCATTGCATGCGGGTGTAGGTCTTCAGGAACACCGCCCCCGGCCGGGGCAACCGCAGGGGCGGGACCTCCATGTAGAAGACTGGCG
The nucleotide sequence above comes from Thermodesulfobacteriota bacterium. Encoded proteins:
- a CDS encoding DUF2325 domain-containing protein; its protein translation is MCVALIGGMERSRGRYVDEARKLGVDLKVYNTAPNRMVERLAHVDGIVVLTNRVSHEAKRMAVTAAKTRRIPVLHCHACGVCSVRECLSSLKGGARHAARRRNDQRR
- a CDS encoding metal-dependent transcriptional regulator; the protein is MNLDERAEEALEALWESLEESARPVPADGIAELERAGLVEAAGTTLRFTDAGRRAARQAIRRHRLAERLFHDVVETTREDMEAAACQMEHALRRGVEEKVCELLGHPATCPHGKPIPPGSCCAAVRAEGERHVCPVSHLRAGEEGVVAYLKTHDAKQVQKLMAMGVLPGSAIRIDRTFPSFVFTVGYSQFAVDAGMADLIQVRRRDPGPSRGPIGKGAPAEISP